The following proteins are co-located in the Haloarcula marismortui ATCC 43049 genome:
- a CDS encoding 30S ribosomal protein S27e yields MAGSFITVECPDCENEQSLFEKAASEVSCAVCGHTIARPTGGKADIEGEVTAVVEAR; encoded by the coding sequence ATGGCAGGAAGCTTCATCACCGTCGAATGTCCCGACTGCGAGAACGAACAGTCTCTCTTCGAGAAGGCCGCGAGCGAAGTTTCGTGTGCCGTCTGTGGCCACACCATCGCCCGCCCGACGGGCGGCAAGGCCGACATCGAAGGCGAAGTGACCGCCGTCGTCGAGGCCCGATAG
- a CDS encoding translation initiation factor IF-2 subunit alpha, with protein sequence MKYSGWPEPGELVVGKIDEIEDFGVFVDLDEYEGKRGLCHISEVASGWIKNVRDHVNEGQTVVAKVLDVDESAQQIDLSIKDVNDHQRKEKIQEWKNEQKADNWMELAFGEDLDDETYAAIANELLAEFGSMYDGFESAAIHGKDALEDVDLSEEEIDAIVQTARNNVSVPYVQVTGYVDLSCPESDGVDIIKEALQAAEGNGEVPDEIELEVTYVGSPEYRIQVQAPDYKTAEDALEESADRAAKVVEQHGGSGQFHRERSEDDE encoded by the coding sequence ATGAAATACAGCGGCTGGCCCGAACCGGGCGAACTCGTCGTCGGCAAGATCGACGAGATCGAGGACTTCGGCGTCTTCGTCGACCTCGACGAGTACGAAGGCAAGCGCGGCCTCTGTCACATCTCCGAGGTCGCCAGCGGATGGATCAAGAACGTCCGCGACCACGTCAACGAAGGGCAGACAGTCGTTGCCAAGGTGCTTGACGTCGACGAGAGCGCCCAGCAGATCGACCTCTCGATCAAGGACGTCAACGACCACCAGCGAAAAGAGAAGATTCAGGAGTGGAAAAACGAGCAGAAGGCCGACAACTGGATGGAGCTGGCCTTCGGCGAAGACCTGGACGACGAGACCTACGCCGCCATCGCCAACGAGCTGTTGGCGGAGTTCGGCTCGATGTACGATGGGTTCGAGTCGGCAGCGATCCACGGGAAGGACGCCCTCGAAGACGTCGACCTCTCCGAGGAGGAGATCGACGCCATCGTCCAGACGGCCCGGAACAATGTCTCCGTGCCGTACGTGCAGGTCACCGGCTACGTCGACCTGTCCTGTCCCGAAAGCGACGGCGTCGACATCATCAAGGAAGCGCTGCAGGCCGCGGAGGGCAACGGCGAGGTCCCCGACGAGATCGAACTCGAAGTGACCTACGTCGGGTCGCCCGAGTACCGCATTCAGGTGCAAGCGCCTGACTACAAGACCGCCGAGGACGCACTCGAAGAGAGTGCAGACCGCGCCGCGAAAGTCGTTGAGCAAC